One window of the Glycocaulis alkaliphilus genome contains the following:
- the fabG gene encoding 3-oxoacyl-[acyl-carrier-protein] reductase, whose amino-acid sequence MFSLEGKKALVTGATGGLGSEIARALHAQGASVALSGTRAEVLQKLADELGERAAVVPCNLSDAEAVDNLPKAASDALGGLDILISNAGVTRDQLLMRMKDEDWETVIKVNLEAHFRLCRAAMRGMMKNRWGRIIGITSVVGVTGNPGQANYAASKAGMIGFSKALAQEIASRGVTVNCVAPGFIASPMTDALNDEQKSAILTKIPAGDLGTGKDIAAACVYLASEEAGYVTGQTLHVNGGMAMI is encoded by the coding sequence ATGTTCTCTCTTGAAGGAAAAAAGGCGCTGGTGACCGGCGCAACGGGCGGCCTCGGCAGCGAGATTGCCCGCGCGCTGCATGCGCAAGGCGCGTCCGTTGCGCTGTCGGGCACGCGCGCTGAAGTGCTGCAAAAGCTGGCCGACGAGCTGGGCGAGCGCGCGGCGGTCGTCCCGTGCAATCTCTCCGACGCCGAGGCGGTGGATAATCTGCCCAAGGCCGCCAGCGATGCGCTGGGCGGGCTGGACATTCTCATCTCAAATGCGGGCGTGACGCGCGATCAGCTCCTCATGCGTATGAAGGATGAGGACTGGGAGACGGTCATCAAGGTCAATCTGGAAGCCCATTTCCGCCTCTGCCGCGCGGCCATGCGCGGCATGATGAAGAACCGCTGGGGCCGCATTATCGGCATTACTTCGGTGGTGGGCGTCACCGGCAATCCCGGGCAGGCGAACTATGCCGCCTCCAAGGCCGGGATGATAGGTTTCTCCAAGGCGCTGGCCCAGGAGATCGCCTCGCGCGGCGTGACGGTGAACTGCGTCGCGCCCGGCTTTATCGCCTCGCCGATGACCGACGCGCTCAATGATGAGCAGAAATCAGCCATCCTGACCAAAATCCCTGCCGGGGATCTGGGTACGGGCAAGGACATCGCCGCTGCCTGCGTTTATCTCGCCAGCGAAGAAGCAGGCTATGTGACAGGTCAGACATTGCACGTGAATGGCGGGATGGCCATGATCTGA
- a CDS encoding GNAT family N-acetyltransferase, with amino-acid sequence MLIRDYTRADADDLEAIFQSAVLEGSAPLYTIEQRKAWAARITDPSALHDRLKDQTCLVAVGDSGALGFAALQINGHLDMLFVRPDQRRRGTAGALHDALLERAVSNGHAGLSVHASHLARRFLAKRNWQLVRTETVNLHGVTLEHHYMTLQLAQAGKP; translated from the coding sequence GTGCTGATACGAGATTACACACGTGCTGATGCCGACGACCTGGAGGCGATCTTCCAGAGCGCGGTTCTGGAAGGCAGTGCGCCCCTTTACACGATCGAACAGAGGAAGGCGTGGGCAGCGCGGATCACGGACCCGTCTGCCCTGCATGATCGCCTGAAGGATCAGACCTGTCTTGTTGCTGTCGGCGATAGCGGCGCTCTGGGCTTTGCCGCCCTGCAGATAAACGGCCATCTCGACATGCTGTTCGTGCGGCCCGATCAGCGCAGGCGCGGTACGGCTGGCGCGCTGCATGACGCGCTTCTGGAGCGCGCGGTCTCAAACGGTCATGCCGGTCTGTCCGTTCACGCCAGTCATCTTGCGCGCCGCTTCCTCGCCAAACGTAACTGGCAGTTAGTGCGCACCGAAACCGTAAACCTGCACGGCGTGACGCTGGAGCATCATTACATGACGCTCCAGCTTGCTCAGGCAGGAAAACCCTAG
- the rpsR gene encoding 30S ribosomal protein S18, translating into MASDIPTIGAPVRRPFARRRKVCPFSGEGAPVIDYKDVKLLQRYMSERGKIVPSRITAVSAKKQRELARAIKRARYMGLLPYALD; encoded by the coding sequence ATGGCTAGCGATATCCCCACAATCGGCGCGCCTGTGCGCCGTCCGTTTGCCCGCCGCCGGAAAGTCTGCCCGTTCTCGGGTGAAGGCGCGCCGGTCATTGATTACAAGGACGTGAAGCTGCTTCAGCGCTACATGTCCGAACGCGGCAAGATCGTCCCCTCGCGCATCACGGCGGTCTCCGCCAAGAAGCAACGCGAGCTGGCCCGCGCCATCAAGCGCGCGCGCTATATGGGCCTTCTGCCCTACGCGCTCGATTAG
- the rpsF gene encoding 30S ribosomal protein S6 has product MAYYEHVFVARPDVSPAQVESLLEELKALIEEKGGKVGKTEYWGLRTLAYRMHKNRKGHYGLIDMEAGADVLEAIDSRQRYSDDVIRYMTVRLEELSEEPSAVLRKSEERKRRDRQ; this is encoded by the coding sequence ATGGCATACTACGAACACGTGTTCGTTGCCCGCCCGGACGTGTCTCCGGCGCAGGTGGAAAGCCTCCTTGAGGAGCTCAAAGCCCTCATCGAGGAAAAAGGCGGCAAGGTCGGCAAGACCGAGTACTGGGGTCTTCGCACCCTGGCCTACCGCATGCACAAGAACCGCAAAGGTCATTACGGCCTGATCGACATGGAAGCGGGCGCAGACGTGCTCGAAGCCATCGATTCCCGTCAGCGCTATTCCGATGACGTGATCCGTTACATGACCGTGCGCCTGGAAGAGCTCTCCGAAGAGCCGTCCGCCGTTCTTCGCAAGAGCGAAGAGCGCAAGCGCCGCGACCGCCAGTAG
- a CDS encoding type II toxin-antitoxin system RelE/ParE family toxin, translated as MAEFRLRPAARADLEGIWQDTAERWSAQQAETYISLLFDAFAALADFPLSGQDASDIREGYRQRLCGSHVIFYRPEGYGVEIARVLQSHMLPDAHF; from the coding sequence ATGGCTGAATTCCGGCTGCGTCCGGCTGCACGCGCTGATCTTGAAGGCATATGGCAGGACACGGCAGAGCGCTGGTCAGCGCAGCAGGCCGAAACCTACATCTCCCTTCTGTTCGATGCCTTTGCGGCCCTCGCCGATTTCCCGCTTTCCGGGCAGGATGCCAGCGACATCCGCGAGGGCTATCGCCAGCGGTTGTGCGGGTCGCACGTCATCTTCTACCGGCCTGAGGGCTATGGTGTGGAGATCGCGCGTGTGCTGCAAAGCCACATGCTGCCCGACGCGCATTTCTAG
- a CDS encoding DUF6768 family protein: protein MRELFLVAIPATLFSAEAVADILRFGLSASTLLLAALILKLSMVPVMIENRLVTEIRRLELRIERMRAES, encoded by the coding sequence GTGCGAGAACTATTCCTCGTCGCGATCCCCGCCACGCTCTTCAGCGCCGAGGCGGTGGCCGACATTCTGCGCTTTGGGCTGTCAGCCTCGACGCTGCTGCTGGCAGCGCTGATCCTGAAGCTCTCCATGGTGCCGGTGATGATCGAAAACCGCCTCGTCACCGAAATCCGCCGGCTGGAGCTGCGTATCGAGCGGATGCGGGCGGAGAGCTGA
- a CDS encoding acyl carrier protein, whose protein sequence is MSDVFDRVKKIVIEHLDVEEDKVTEKASFIDDLGADSLDNVELVMAFEEEFDIEIPDDAAEHIQTVGDAVKFISEKVG, encoded by the coding sequence ATGTCTGACGTTTTTGATCGCGTTAAGAAGATCGTCATCGAACATCTCGATGTGGAAGAGGATAAAGTCACCGAGAAAGCCTCTTTCATCGATGATCTTGGCGCGGACTCGCTGGACAATGTCGAGCTGGTCATGGCTTTCGAGGAAGAGTTCGACATCGAAATTCCCGATGACGCAGCCGAGCACATCCAGACCGTTGGTGATGCGGTGAAATTCATCTCCGAGAAAGTCGGCTAG
- a CDS encoding YicC/YloC family endoribonuclease codes for MSVLSGMTGFARATSSGDFGTLSAEARSVNGRGLDMRLRLPDGTGHLEAEARSRIKAAFERGSVSINISLEKPADIEAAVHIDEARLRILALAGRDLVAKGLAAPPRIDGLLALRGVIVSEDQSGRQEVDTAQSDAAVLSLLDEVIAALKSARQDEGAQLKAVLEAQISEIDALKQQAAAHPAATADAIRERLKQKIDDLLPSGIDPDRLAQEAAILAVKADVREEIDRLTGHVEAARGLLAGGSPCGRKLDFLAQEFNREVNTLCSKSSDRGLTEIGLAMKHVVDQFREQVQNLE; via the coding sequence ATGTCTGTGCTGTCCGGCATGACGGGCTTTGCCCGCGCCACATCAAGCGGTGATTTCGGGACATTGTCGGCAGAAGCCCGTTCGGTAAACGGGCGTGGTCTGGACATGCGTCTGCGCCTGCCCGACGGCACAGGTCATCTCGAAGCCGAGGCGCGCAGCCGCATCAAAGCGGCGTTCGAGCGTGGTTCGGTGTCGATCAATATCAGCCTTGAAAAGCCTGCAGACATTGAGGCTGCGGTTCATATCGATGAGGCGCGCCTGCGTATTCTGGCGCTTGCCGGGCGTGATCTGGTCGCCAAGGGGCTGGCCGCACCGCCACGCATTGACGGATTGCTGGCCTTGCGCGGTGTGATTGTCAGCGAAGATCAGTCCGGCCGCCAGGAGGTGGATACGGCACAGTCCGATGCTGCTGTTCTCAGCCTGCTTGATGAGGTTATCGCCGCCCTGAAATCTGCCCGGCAGGATGAAGGCGCGCAGCTGAAAGCGGTGCTGGAAGCGCAGATCAGTGAAATTGACGCACTCAAGCAGCAGGCGGCGGCACATCCGGCAGCGACGGCGGACGCGATCCGCGAGCGCCTGAAACAGAAGATTGATGATCTCCTGCCCTCGGGCATAGATCCCGACCGGCTGGCGCAGGAAGCTGCAATACTCGCCGTCAAAGCCGATGTACGCGAGGAGATCGACCGGCTGACGGGCCATGTCGAGGCGGCACGAGGCCTTCTGGCCGGCGGCTCGCCATGTGGGCGCAAGCTCGACTTTCTGGCACAGGAGTTCAACCGCGAGGTGAACACGCTGTGTTCCAAATCCTCTGATCGCGGGCTGACCGAGATCGGGCTTGCCATGAAGCATGTCGTCGATCAGTTCCGCGAGCAGGTTCAGAATCTGGAGTAG
- the fabF gene encoding beta-ketoacyl-ACP synthase II — MSKRRVVVTGLGIVSPLGCGVEHVWAQLLAGKSGLARVTHFETEDLPCQIAGVIPRVDGRNGGGPDIAGSFDPDAVMPARDAKRIDDFILYGIAAADEAIAHSGWQPADEAARERAGVLIGSGIGGLQTMYDASITLHERGPRKLSPFVIPGMLINLASGQVSIRHGLKGPNHSVVTACSTGAHAIGDAARLIAYGDADVMVAGGAESAITRLGFGGFCAARAMSTGFNDRPEAASRPYDTDRDGFVMGEGAGVVVLEEYEAAKARGATIYAEVVGYGLSGDAYHITAPAEDGDGGFRSMSAALKSAGLSPSDIDYVNAHGTSTPKGDEIELKAVERLLGGHAGKVVMSSTKSATGHLLGAAGAIEAIFSILAIRDGICPPTLNLDNPSVESPINLAPHKAVKKDIKVALSNSFGFGGTNASVVLKAVD; from the coding sequence ATGTCCAAGCGTCGTGTTGTCGTCACCGGCCTCGGCATTGTCTCCCCGCTCGGATGCGGCGTGGAGCATGTCTGGGCGCAATTGCTCGCAGGGAAATCCGGGCTTGCCCGGGTTACCCATTTCGAGACGGAGGATCTTCCCTGCCAGATTGCAGGCGTGATCCCCCGCGTGGACGGCCGCAATGGGGGCGGGCCTGACATCGCCGGATCATTTGATCCCGATGCCGTAATGCCCGCCCGCGACGCCAAACGCATCGACGATTTCATTCTTTACGGTATCGCTGCTGCCGACGAGGCGATTGCCCATTCCGGCTGGCAGCCTGCTGATGAGGCCGCGCGCGAGCGTGCCGGTGTCCTGATCGGTTCAGGCATTGGCGGTCTGCAGACCATGTATGACGCCTCGATCACGCTGCATGAGCGTGGGCCGCGCAAGCTCTCTCCCTTCGTCATTCCCGGTATGCTGATCAATCTGGCCTCCGGCCAGGTATCGATCCGCCATGGCCTCAAAGGGCCGAACCACTCGGTGGTTACGGCCTGTTCCACCGGCGCACACGCCATTGGCGATGCGGCGCGTCTGATCGCCTATGGCGATGCTGATGTGATGGTGGCTGGCGGTGCCGAGAGCGCGATCACCCGGCTTGGCTTTGGCGGTTTCTGTGCCGCCCGCGCCATGTCCACTGGATTTAACGACAGGCCTGAAGCGGCCTCGCGCCCTTATGACACTGACCGCGACGGTTTTGTCATGGGCGAGGGCGCCGGCGTTGTCGTGCTTGAAGAATACGAAGCGGCCAAGGCCCGCGGCGCGACGATCTACGCTGAAGTTGTCGGCTATGGCCTGTCGGGCGATGCCTACCACATCACTGCGCCTGCCGAAGATGGCGATGGCGGCTTCCGCTCCATGAGCGCTGCGCTGAAGAGCGCGGGCCTCAGCCCTTCCGACATCGACTATGTCAACGCCCATGGCACCTCGACGCCCAAGGGTGACGAGATCGAGCTCAAAGCCGTTGAGCGCCTGCTGGGCGGCCATGCTGGCAAGGTCGTGATGTCCTCGACCAAATCGGCAACCGGCCACCTTCTGGGTGCTGCGGGCGCTATAGAGGCGATCTTCTCCATCCTCGCCATTCGCGACGGGATATGCCCGCCCACGCTGAACCTTGATAATCCGTCCGTGGAAAGCCCGATCAATCTGGCCCCCCACAAGGCGGTGAAGAAAGACATCAAGGTAGCGCTGTCCAACTCGTTCGGCTTTGGCGGCACGAACGCCTCGGTGGTCCTCAAGGCCGTCGACTAA
- the mltG gene encoding endolytic transglycosylase MltG — MSTDSTPPGKQVSKGLGALRLFIIGLFLLGALALMAGAAIVGGYAWLGYQFRAEGPLEADTTILLERGSSVRAIAARLEADGLITDQRIFLAQLRIDDELGRERAPMRAGEFAIPARASMADIYDVLAYGDFIQHPVRVPEGLTTAMVVRIVEASDVLTGEIERVPPEGSLLPDTYLVDRGTSRQAVLDRMAAAQTRLLDDLWENRQPGLPFTTREEAVNLASIVEKETGIAHERPMVAAVFVNRLRRGMRLQSDPTIIYGITGGEPLGRGIRRSELDDTTNPYHTYHIDGLPPTPIANPGREAIAAVLNPPESEYVYFVADGTGGHAFARTLAEHNRNVARWRQIERERARSGGR; from the coding sequence ATGAGCACGGATAGCACGCCTCCCGGCAAACAGGTCAGCAAGGGGCTGGGTGCATTGCGTCTTTTCATTATCGGCCTCTTCCTGCTTGGCGCGCTGGCCCTGATGGCGGGCGCTGCCATTGTCGGCGGCTATGCGTGGCTGGGGTATCAGTTCCGCGCAGAGGGCCCGCTTGAGGCCGACACCACGATCCTTCTTGAGCGTGGCTCCAGCGTTCGGGCCATCGCGGCGCGGCTGGAAGCGGACGGTCTCATCACGGACCAGCGCATTTTTCTGGCTCAGTTGAGGATTGATGATGAACTCGGCCGGGAGCGCGCACCGATGCGTGCAGGCGAGTTCGCCATTCCGGCCCGCGCCTCCATGGCGGACATCTATGATGTGCTCGCCTATGGCGACTTCATCCAGCACCCTGTCCGGGTCCCTGAGGGCCTGACCACGGCGATGGTCGTGCGTATTGTCGAAGCATCTGACGTGCTGACCGGCGAGATCGAGCGTGTTCCGCCCGAAGGCTCGTTACTGCCTGACACCTATCTGGTTGACCGGGGCACCAGCCGTCAGGCCGTGCTGGATCGCATGGCGGCTGCGCAGACGCGCCTTCTGGACGATCTGTGGGAGAACCGGCAGCCCGGACTGCCCTTCACCACCCGCGAAGAGGCGGTCAATCTGGCATCCATCGTGGAGAAGGAAACCGGCATCGCACATGAACGCCCCATGGTGGCGGCAGTGTTTGTAAACCGGCTGCGCCGGGGCATGCGCCTGCAGAGCGATCCAACGATCATTTACGGAATTACCGGCGGTGAACCGCTGGGCCGCGGCATTCGCCGCTCCGAGCTGGATGACACCACCAACCCGTATCACACCTATCATATCGACGGCTTGCCTCCGACGCCGATTGCCAATCCGGGGCGGGAGGCTATCGCGGCAGTGCTGAACCCGCCGGAGAGCGAGTACGTCTATTTCGTTGCCGATGGTACGGGCGGGCACGCCTTTGCCCGCACGCTCGCCGAGCATAATCGCAATGTCGCCCGCTGGCGCCAGATCGAACGCGAGCGCGCCCGCTCCGGGGGGCGGTAA
- a CDS encoding type II toxin-antitoxin system ParD family antitoxin, which translates to MSRNTSIALNDQLARYIDEQVASGRYGSASEVVRAGLRLLQEREARLSALRHALEQGEQSGPAEAVTREQFVAAMRAKAAANG; encoded by the coding sequence ATGAGCCGCAACACCTCCATCGCCCTGAATGACCAGCTGGCGCGCTATATCGACGAGCAGGTCGCTTCTGGCCGCTATGGCTCTGCAAGCGAGGTCGTGCGGGCGGGACTGCGTCTTCTGCAGGAGCGTGAGGCGCGGCTGTCGGCGTTGCGGCATGCTCTGGAGCAGGGCGAGCAGAGCGGCCCCGCCGAAGCTGTTACGCGCGAGCAGTTCGTCGCGGCGATGCGTGCCAAAGCAGCGGCAAATGGCTGA
- the gmk gene encoding guanylate kinase, whose product MPVGSLSGPVFRGQRRGLMLVLSSPSGAGKTTLSRRLIASNPDLVLSVSATTRAPRPGEVDGQDYVFLTEKEFERQAENDEFYEYARVFGHYYGTPKGPVEEALEEGRDVVFDVDWQGGRALAAGAPQDCVKVFILPPSLNLLRDRLTKRAQDSDEVINGRMARAKAEIEHWDEYDYVILNDDFSEALERLSLILHAERLRRVRHPWLSGFVAALMEEG is encoded by the coding sequence ATGCCTGTCGGATCGCTTTCAGGGCCGGTTTTCCGCGGACAGCGGCGCGGGCTGATGCTTGTCCTGTCCAGTCCCTCCGGCGCGGGCAAGACCACGCTGTCTCGCCGCCTGATCGCCTCCAACCCGGATCTGGTGCTGTCGGTCTCGGCCACCACGCGCGCCCCGCGCCCCGGCGAGGTGGATGGGCAGGACTATGTCTTCCTCACCGAGAAAGAGTTTGAGCGTCAGGCCGAGAATGACGAGTTCTACGAATATGCCCGCGTGTTCGGCCACTATTACGGCACGCCAAAGGGGCCGGTAGAGGAAGCGCTGGAAGAGGGCCGCGACGTGGTTTTCGACGTGGACTGGCAAGGTGGGCGCGCACTTGCCGCGGGCGCGCCGCAGGATTGCGTGAAGGTCTTTATCCTGCCGCCATCGCTCAATCTGCTGCGTGACCGGCTGACAAAGCGCGCGCAGGATTCAGACGAGGTCATCAATGGCCGCATGGCACGTGCCAAGGCCGAGATCGAACACTGGGACGAGTATGATTACGTCATCCTCAATGACGATTTTTCCGAAGCGCTGGAACGCCTCTCGCTGATCCTGCACGCAGAGCGCCTGCGCCGTGTCCGCCATCCCTGGCTCAGCGGTTTTGTTGCCGCCCTGATGGAAGAGGGCTAG
- the rplI gene encoding 50S ribosomal protein L9: MKVVLLERVEKLGTIGDVVSVRPGFARNFLLPQQKALRATEANMARFERERELLEKRNAERAAAARTEGEHLDGASFVLIRQASESGQLYGSVASRDIAEAASSDSLTVTRAMVDLNTPIKTLGVHSVRVVLHPEVTVDITINVARTPEEAERQAKGEDVIAAAAEEDRALADAQAAELSEASAEGAEERGGDRDEE, encoded by the coding sequence ATGAAAGTTGTTCTTCTTGAGCGCGTGGAAAAGCTCGGCACCATTGGCGATGTCGTCAGTGTCCGCCCCGGCTTTGCCCGCAACTTCCTCCTGCCGCAGCAAAAGGCGCTGCGCGCAACCGAGGCCAACATGGCCCGCTTCGAGCGTGAGCGTGAGCTTCTTGAAAAGCGCAATGCCGAGCGTGCCGCAGCGGCCCGCACCGAAGGTGAGCACCTGGACGGTGCCAGCTTCGTGCTGATCCGCCAGGCGTCCGAATCCGGCCAGCTCTATGGATCGGTTGCTTCGCGCGACATCGCGGAAGCGGCCTCCAGCGACAGCCTGACCGTGACCCGAGCCATGGTCGATCTCAACACCCCGATCAAGACGCTGGGCGTACACTCTGTGCGCGTTGTCCTGCACCCGGAAGTGACCGTCGACATCACCATCAACGTGGCGCGTACGCCTGAAGAGGCTGAGCGTCAGGCCAAGGGTGAAGACGTCATCGCCGCAGCGGCGGAAGAAGACCGCGCCCTTGCCGATGCGCAAGCGGCCGAGCTTTCCGAAGCCTCTGCCGAGGGCGCTGAAGAGCGTGGCGGGGACCGCGACGAGGAATAG
- the fabD gene encoding ACP S-malonyltransferase: protein MALAFIFPGQGSQAVGMGRELAEAFPAARAVYEAVDEALGEKLSALIWDGPIETLTLTQNAQPALMATSLAVMAALKEGFSIDVTAAKFVAGHSLGEYSALAAAGALSIDDAAKLLRLRGQSMQKAVPVGQGAMAAILGAEEAQVQKAVEAGSAAGVVQIANDNAPGQIVISGAKEAVEAAIEAAKADGIRKAMLLPVSAPFHCTLMQPAADAMAQALKSAAIKAPAVPVITNVTAGPVSDPEAIRAQLVEQVTGRVRWRESVIWMAGEGGITRFAEAGAGKVLSGMLKRTVEGVEGVALNGPADLEAFAASLKGNA from the coding sequence ATGGCGCTTGCATTCATCTTTCCAGGCCAGGGCAGCCAGGCCGTCGGCATGGGCCGGGAGCTGGCCGAGGCATTCCCGGCAGCCCGCGCCGTCTACGAGGCGGTCGACGAGGCGCTGGGCGAAAAGCTCTCCGCGCTGATCTGGGACGGGCCGATCGAGACCCTCACCCTTACCCAGAACGCGCAGCCCGCTTTGATGGCCACATCGCTAGCCGTGATGGCGGCGCTGAAAGAGGGGTTCAGCATCGACGTGACGGCGGCGAAGTTTGTCGCGGGCCATTCGCTGGGCGAATATTCCGCGCTGGCCGCAGCCGGGGCCCTGTCCATTGACGATGCGGCGAAACTCCTGCGGCTGCGCGGCCAGTCCATGCAGAAGGCCGTGCCGGTGGGGCAAGGTGCGATGGCGGCCATTCTCGGCGCTGAGGAAGCTCAGGTGCAGAAGGCCGTCGAGGCGGGCTCTGCCGCAGGTGTGGTGCAGATTGCCAATGACAATGCGCCCGGCCAGATCGTGATCTCCGGCGCGAAGGAAGCGGTTGAGGCCGCCATCGAGGCGGCCAAGGCCGACGGTATCCGCAAGGCGATGCTGCTGCCCGTGTCCGCGCCCTTCCATTGCACGTTGATGCAGCCCGCCGCCGATGCGATGGCGCAGGCGCTGAAATCGGCGGCCATCAAGGCGCCTGCCGTGCCGGTCATCACCAATGTCACCGCCGGTCCGGTCAGCGATCCGGAGGCCATCCGCGCCCAGCTGGTCGAGCAGGTGACGGGCCGCGTGCGCTGGCGCGAAAGCGTGATCTGGATGGCAGGCGAGGGCGGCATCACCCGTTTTGCCGAGGCCGGCGCAGGCAAGGTGCTATCCGGCATGCTCAAACGTACGGTGGAAGGGGTTGAGGGCGTGGCCCTCAACGGCCCGGCTGATCTGGAAGCCTTTGCTGCCTCACTGAAAGGAAATGCGTAA
- a CDS encoding methyl-accepting chemotaxis protein: MKLSNVSMMGKLLVIISIMGVSLAAVAAAGLVTLSQARSGVQRVDETTAIVRAAARMRATVGEVGRMQYLVAADPSQITEVEQRISAARNQFDNAMDRARAVSPEALSGNLTRIQSSLDSYQREVDATLALARAASDTQLTDTQQRLINQVRTSRETANEVTEIIEAYISAIDDIGTEVTAEVSTAADAGRLLLMVGGLAGLVIGVGVGFYIGRWEIGQPFGRSIERVSRLAQGDLDIVIEETGRGDEIGKLNTALEVFKDNALAARQAASHQREEAERKLAEAERVNALTQTFEAEIDDAVTALASAAEELQATAQSMASTAEESSAETQTVSASTTQTSANVQTVASAAEELSSSIKEVATQIARTSSVAETATTKVDEAISRIDTLVTAASAIDEVASLIGAVTEQTKLLALNATIEAARAGEAGKGFAVVANEVKQLAEQTEKATATVIEQIRAIQEGTETAVTAVRSIEQVVDEVSQISTAVASSAEEQVAVTGEISRNVNEAAQGAEAVSRSLGGLEQAAGTTAAAANQLAMTASQVAERSERIKSDIQRYIRDVQAAA; encoded by the coding sequence ATGAAACTTTCCAACGTATCGATGATGGGCAAATTGCTCGTCATCATCAGCATCATGGGCGTGAGCCTGGCCGCAGTGGCCGCAGCGGGACTGGTAACACTCAGTCAGGCGCGCAGCGGCGTCCAACGGGTGGACGAAACAACCGCCATCGTGCGCGCAGCAGCACGCATGCGCGCCACCGTCGGCGAGGTGGGCCGCATGCAGTACCTGGTGGCCGCCGATCCCAGTCAGATTACCGAGGTGGAACAACGCATCTCGGCGGCACGCAACCAGTTCGACAACGCGATGGATCGTGCACGCGCGGTATCACCAGAGGCCCTGTCGGGCAATCTGACCCGCATCCAGTCCAGCCTCGATAGCTATCAACGCGAAGTCGACGCCACGCTGGCGCTCGCGCGTGCAGCATCCGATACCCAGCTCACCGATACACAGCAGCGTCTGATCAATCAGGTCCGCACGTCCCGGGAGACGGCCAATGAGGTTACCGAAATCATCGAGGCATATATCAGCGCCATTGATGATATTGGCACTGAAGTTACCGCAGAAGTCTCGACGGCTGCCGATGCCGGGCGCCTCCTGCTGATGGTGGGCGGCCTTGCCGGTCTCGTCATCGGCGTGGGCGTCGGCTTCTATATCGGCCGCTGGGAAATCGGCCAGCCCTTCGGCCGCTCCATCGAACGCGTGAGCCGCCTAGCCCAGGGTGATCTCGATATCGTCATTGAGGAAACGGGGCGTGGCGACGAGATCGGCAAGCTGAATACGGCGCTTGAGGTGTTCAAGGATAATGCGCTTGCTGCACGGCAAGCTGCCAGCCACCAGCGCGAAGAGGCCGAACGCAAGCTGGCTGAGGCTGAACGGGTCAACGCCCTCACCCAGACTTTCGAAGCAGAGATTGATGACGCCGTAACCGCTCTTGCCAGCGCGGCCGAGGAGCTTCAGGCAACCGCGCAGTCCATGGCGTCCACCGCAGAGGAAAGCTCGGCGGAGACACAGACCGTCTCTGCCAGCACCACCCAGACCTCGGCCAATGTACAGACCGTCGCCAGCGCGGCAGAGGAATTATCAAGCTCCATCAAGGAGGTCGCAACCCAGATCGCACGCACCTCCAGCGTCGCAGAAACTGCGACCACGAAAGTGGACGAAGCGATTTCCCGCATCGATACGCTGGTGACGGCAGCGTCGGCCATCGACGAGGTCGCCTCTCTCATTGGTGCTGTGACCGAGCAGACCAAGCTGCTGGCCCTCAACGCCACCATTGAGGCAGCTCGCGCTGGCGAGGCCGGCAAGGGCTTCGCGGTCGTGGCCAACGAGGTCAAGCAGCTTGCCGAGCAGACCGAGAAGGCAACCGCCACGGTTATCGAGCAGATCCGTGCCATCCAGGAAGGCACCGAGACTGCGGTGACGGCGGTGCGCAGCATCGAGCAGGTGGTTGACGAGGTCAGCCAGATCTCGACCGCTGTCGCCTCCTCTGCCGAGGAGCAGGTGGCCGTGACCGGCGAGATCAGCCGCAATGTCAACGAGGCGGCGCAAGGCGCCGAAGCGGTATCCCGCTCGCTGGGCGGGCTGGAGCAGGCGGCGGGTACCACCGCAGCAGCCGCCAACCAGCTGGCCATGACCGCTTCCCAGGTTGCCGAGCGTTCGGAACGGATCAAGAGCGACATCCAGCGCTATATCCGCGACGTGCAGGCGGCCGCTTAA